A single Triticum dicoccoides isolate Atlit2015 ecotype Zavitan chromosome 2A, WEW_v2.0, whole genome shotgun sequence DNA region contains:
- the LOC119356313 gene encoding uncharacterized protein LOC119356313 — translation MMAWWRKKVVFPARRALAAVSTRVRSRKTGSGGSILKLHEDVQTCGYKDVQVMFEMLTSELEDPKRRKQQQAASWRPPSAWPSRSSSSIAAAAQ, via the exons ATGATGGCCTGGTGGCGCAAGAAGGTCGTCTTCCCCGCGCGCCGCGCGCTCGCCGCCGTCTCCACCCGCGTCCGCTCCCGCAAGACAG GCAGTGGAGGCAGCATACTGAAGCTTCACGAGGACGTGCAGACCTGTGGATACAAGGACGTGCAGGTGATGTTCGAGATGCTGACCTCGGAGCTCGAGGACCCCAAGAGGCGCAAGCAACAGCAGGCGGCCTCCTGGAGGCCGCCCTCGGCGTGGCCCTCCCGGTCGTCGTCCTCGATCGCGGCCGCGGCGCAGTAG